GAGTTCTTCCAGCGATCTGGTATCTGGATTATTCGTAATCATAGTATTCGCCAACCTCTACGTCTTCGAGAACTGCAATGGCATCGTCGGCAAGGATAGCCGCAGAGCAGTACAGGGAAAGCAGGTAAGAAGCAACGCCCTTGTTGTCGATGCCGCGGAAACGCACGGAGAGACCGCGAGAATGTTCGTTCTTGAGACCGGCCTGGAAGAGGCCGATTACGCCGCGCTTGGCTTCGCCAGTACGCACGAGCAAGATATTGGTCTTGCCGCCCTGGGACTTCGGATTCTTCACGCCGTCCACGAGGAGCTTATCGGTCGGGACCAGAGGAATTCCGCGCCAGGTGAGGAACTTGCCACCGGCGATATCGACAACAACAGGCGGCACGCCACGGCGGGTGCATTCGCGTTCGAATGCGGCAATGGCACGCGGGTGAGCAAGGAAGAAGGACGGTTCCTTCCAAACCTTCGAAATGAGTTCGTCGAGATCGTCCGGTGTGGGGCGTCCGTCGGCGCGGAGCGGCTGAATGCGCTGGGAATCAGCCACGTTCTTCAGCAGGCCGTAATCGTCGTTGTTGATGAGCAGGCTTTCCTGACGTTCGCGGAGCGATTCGATAGCGAGGCCGAGCTGTTCCTGAACCTGGTCATACGGAGAACTGTAAACGTCTTCGATGGCCGTGTTCACGTTGATAATCGTAGAGATAGAATTGAGTTTGTATTCGCGCGGTTCGGTTTCGTATTCGACGTAGCCTTCCGGAATAATGTCGGTTTTCTTGGTCTGGCTGCAAAGAACATCGAGCGGGGTTTCGCCTTCCACGACCTTGTTCACACGGAACAGGCCCGTTTCGAGACCCTTGAATTCAAGGAACTTGGTGAGCCACTTGGGAGTAAGTGCACCGAATTGCGGCTTGGTCTTGGTGACGTTCGCCAGGTTGTAGGCAGCCTTTGCGCCAAGCGCATTGATGCCGGTTTTCTTTTCTGTAGCTTCATTTGCCATAGTGGTTTACCTCTTGGGTTTGTGTTAAGTGTTGCAGTTCTATAAAGTTTTGTTTCCTATCTGTTTTGTAGGATTTTACGAGAAAAAATTTTACAGCCATGCGCCTTCGTGCGAGAACATGATGTCCTTCATGGCATCAACGCCGCCTTTAAGGTTATAGAGCGGCCCCGTGTAGCCCGCTTCGCGCAAGGTGTTGATGGCGAGAATGCTGCGCTTGCCCTGCTTGCAAATAAAGACGGTATCCTTGTTCGGGTCCAGTTCTTTTTGCCTGCGGGCCAGCTGCCCAATGGGAATCACGATGGCGTTGGGGAAGCGTAAAATCGCGCGTTCATGGGGTTCGCGCACATCGATAATGGTCAGCGGGTCGCCATTGTCAATCTTCTTCGCGAGTTCTTCGGGCGTAAAGCCCTCCACCGGGATTTCGTTGTTTTCCTTGAGCCCGCAAAAATCTTCATAATCAAACTCTTCGATATCGGTTATGGTCGGGTTCTTTCCGCAAATCGGACAGTCGCTCTGCCTCTGAACTTGGATAATTTTCGATTTTAGATAAAGACTGTCAATAATCAGGAGCTTTCCGCTCAGGACTTCGCCGACTCCGATAATTAACTTTAGCGCTTCATTTGCCTGGATGCTCCCGATAATTCCCGGCAGCGGGCTGATCGTTCCACCCGATGCGCAAGAAGGTACAAGTCCTGCAGGGGGCGGTTCCTTAAAAAGGCAGCGGTAACAGGGGCCGCCATTCAGGTTGAATACGCCGACACGCCCTTCGAACTGGTAAACGGCTCCAAATACTAGCGGTGTTCCGTTCAAGACGCAGGCATCGTTAATCAGGTAACGGGATTTGTAGTTGTCGGTACAGTCTATGACGAGGTCATATCCCTCAATCAGCCTTAGGACATTATCTGCTGAAATTTCTTCTTTTTCGGCCTCGACCACAATGGACTTGTTCACATTCCGAATCCTGTCTTTTGCGGAGGCGACTTTGGGCCGTTTAATGTCACGAGTGCCATACAGGACCTGATTTTGCAGGCCGTCCAATGAGACTTCGCTATTGTCGATAATCTTGATTGTGCCTACACCTGCCGCCGCAAGGTACTGGATTACGGCGGAACCAAGCGCTCCCGCTCCAACAACGACGACACGTGCCGCCTTGATGCGCTTTTGTCCCTTGACTCCGATTTCCTTGAGCATCAGGTGTTTCCCAAAACGCTCCACTTCGGAGTCGTCAAAGGAGACCTCTTTACGTCGTGCATCGGAGATGATGCTTTCTGTCGAAGATTCTACAACAGGTGCGCCACCTGCAATCGCTGGCAGCAGAAGGATTTCTGTCTCTTCTGAAAGCGGCGTGTCCCAAAGGGCGTCGAGCAGGTTCTTGCCATTGACATAGATCTGGATAAAGCTTCTGAGCTTATTGTTGTCATCAAACAGGACCTTGCCTGCGTCTGGATACATGTCCAGAAGGATAGCGAGGGCTTTCCTGACAGAGCTCGCCGGGATTTCTATCTGTGCACTGTTTCCAAAAAAATTTCTAAGTGTAGCCGAGATGTAAATTTTCACTTTTTCCTCCGTACAAAAAAAAGTGGAACTTTGTACAAAATAACCACTGAGGCTATTTCTGCTGCGAAATATAGAACTGGGTTTTATTGCTGTCCAATACTTAATTCTTATGCTAGATTATTGATTTTTTCTATATCATCGGGGGGGGGCTGGGCTTTATGACTCCGCGGTAAAAGTCCTTATATCGACGACTCCGTCGGCTGTGACGGAGAGAATGGCATAAATGAGCCCTGGGACCATTTTTTCGGTATCTTCCCTGGATGGGATGGCCTCGCAATCGGGATGGGAGTGGTAGAACCCGACGATTTCAAGCCCGCTTCCTTCGATTTCTCGTTCCACCTGGTAAAGAAACAGCGGGTTCGCCTCGAAGCGGGTGGATTTCTGCTCTCCCTGAACCAGGTTGGGGGCTTCGCGGGTTTCTAGAACCTCAATTTCGCCTTTTCCACTATTTTTGGCGGTTTTTCCGAGCAAAATACCGCAACATTCACCTGGATAGGCGGCTTTTGCGGCCTCCTCCATTTGACAAGACGAGATTTTGTTCAGATTGATTTCCATAAAAAAACGAAAAAAAGTGCCCCCGGGGCAGGATTTCGGTAAAACCCCAGGGGCACCATTGTACGGAGCTCTTTAGCCGATTACGAGACCTTCGTTCGTGGCAATATCACCTTCAATGTGGAAAGAGTTCAGCACCGGATGTTCACGGTCCATGAGCGAAAGAATCAAGTAGCTCGCCCTGGAATCGTAGGCAAGACGCTTGTCTTCTTCCGACGGGCGCGAAGGGGATTCCGGATGGGAATGCCAGTTACCCAGCGGCGAAAAGCCGTTTGCACGCATGTCCTTGATGGCGGCAAGCTGTTCCTTGGGGTCCAGCGAAAAATGCTCGTTGGAATGGTCGATATTCGTGAGCAGGTAGACCTCCTCGATATGCTTGTCGCTACCTTCGATGCGCCCCGCAATCAGCCCGCAGGCCTCTTCGGGGAGGTTCTTTTCCGCATGCGCAAGAATTTTTTCGTAGTTATCTTTTGAAATGGAAATCATATTTCTCTCCTCAAAGCGAGTGTAGCGAGCGTCCCCAAACCTCAAAGGATCGCAGATCCGCGCTCATACCTCTTAATGCTTCAAATCGCAAACCGCCTGCTCGTAGTCGATGAGCTGGGTGATGGTCGGGTGCGTACCGCAAACAGCGCAGTCTTCGGTATGCGTCGGGAGTTTCACCTTGCGGAATTCCATGGTGAGCGCATTGTAGGTGAGCAGGTAGCCCGTAAGCAGGTTGCCCACACCGAGAATGTACTTGACCGCTTCCATCGCTTGCAGGCTACCGATAACGCCGCCCATGGCGCCAATCACGCCCGCCTGCTTGCAGGTCGGCACAGCATCTTTCGGAGGGGGTTCCTTGAACACACAGCGGTAGCAGGGGCCCTGGCCCGGAACATACGTCATGAGCTGTCCCTGGGAGCGGATGATTCCCGCATGGGAGAAAGGTTTCTTCGCCATCACGCAAGCGTCGTTAATGAGGAACTTCGCCGGGAAATTGTCCGTGCCGTCGATGATGAAATCGTAATCCTTGATGAGGTCGAGGATGTTGTCGCTGGTGACGAAGGTGTGGTAGGTAATGACCTTCACATCGGGGTTCATCGCTTCCATCGTCTCTTTCGCGGACTGCACCTTGGGCTTGCCCACATCGGCTGTAGCGTGAATGATCTGGCGCTGCAGATTGGAAAGGTCAACCACGTCGGCATCAGCAATACCGATGGTGCCCACGCCCGCTGCAGCAAGGTACATGGCTACAGGGGCTCCGAGGCCACCAGCACCGATTACCAGCACCTTCGCGTTCAGGAGCTTCTTTTGGCCCTTCGCGCCCACCTCTTTCAAGATGATGTGGCGGGAATAGCGCTCCAGCTGTTCGTTAGTAAATGCCATTAGCAGCCGCCTCCCATGAAGTAGAGGAACTCGACGCTGTCGCCGTCCTTGAGCACGGCCTTGTCAAACGTTCCGACTTCCACAAATTCCTCGTTCACCGAAACGGTCACGTAAAGCGGGTTGTCAATCTTCTCGGCATCAATCAGTTCTGCGACGGTGAGACCGTCCTTGTATTCTTTCTTGTTTCCTGCAACAGTGATAATCATTTTATA
Above is a window of Fibrobacter sp. DNA encoding:
- the moeB gene encoding molybdopterin-synthase adenylyltransferase MoeB — protein: MKIYISATLRNFFGNSAQIEIPASSVRKALAILLDMYPDAGKVLFDDNNKLRSFIQIYVNGKNLLDALWDTPLSEETEILLLPAIAGGAPVVESSTESIISDARRKEVSFDDSEVERFGKHLMLKEIGVKGQKRIKAARVVVVGAGALGSAVIQYLAAAGVGTIKIIDNSEVSLDGLQNQVLYGTRDIKRPKVASAKDRIRNVNKSIVVEAEKEEISADNVLRLIEGYDLVIDCTDNYKSRYLINDACVLNGTPLVFGAVYQFEGRVGVFNLNGGPCYRCLFKEPPPAGLVPSCASGGTISPLPGIIGSIQANEALKLIIGVGEVLSGKLLIIDSLYLKSKIIQVQRQSDCPICGKNPTITDIEEFDYEDFCGLKENNEIPVEGFTPEELAKKIDNGDPLTIIDVREPHERAILRFPNAIVIPIGQLARRQKELDPNKDTVFICKQGKRSILAINTLREAGYTGPLYNLKGGVDAMKDIMFSHEGAWL
- a CDS encoding M67 family metallopeptidase codes for the protein MEINLNKISSCQMEEAAKAAYPGECCGILLGKTAKNSGKGEIEVLETREAPNLVQGEQKSTRFEANPLFLYQVEREIEGSGLEIVGFYHSHPDCEAIPSREDTEKMVPGLIYAILSVTADGVVDIRTFTAES
- a CDS encoding M67 family metallopeptidase — protein: MISISKDNYEKILAHAEKNLPEEACGLIAGRIEGSDKHIEEVYLLTNIDHSNEHFSLDPKEQLAAIKDMRANGFSPLGNWHSHPESPSRPSEEDKRLAYDSRASYLILSLMDREHPVLNSFHIEGDIATNEGLVIG
- the moeB gene encoding molybdopterin-synthase adenylyltransferase MoeB, with protein sequence MAFTNEQLERYSRHIILKEVGAKGQKKLLNAKVLVIGAGGLGAPVAMYLAAAGVGTIGIADADVVDLSNLQRQIIHATADVGKPKVQSAKETMEAMNPDVKVITYHTFVTSDNILDLIKDYDFIIDGTDNFPAKFLINDACVMAKKPFSHAGIIRSQGQLMTYVPGQGPCYRCVFKEPPPKDAVPTCKQAGVIGAMGGVIGSLQAMEAVKYILGVGNLLTGYLLTYNALTMEFRKVKLPTHTEDCAVCGTHPTITQLIDYEQAVCDLKH
- the thiS gene encoding sulfur carrier protein ThiS, producing the protein MIITVAGNKKEYKDGLTVAELIDAEKIDNPLYVTVSVNEEFVEVGTFDKAVLKDGDSVEFLYFMGGGC